From a region of the Salinispira pacifica genome:
- a CDS encoding response regulator codes for MEDSKRALGILLVDDEQNILKSLSRLLKSRTSHRVETAGSGREALELMESRAADIIVSDERMPDMRGSELLTRIREHFPDTVRIIITGYADTQAILHAVNDGNIYRFLKKPWDNEEFLEVIQSAAEHLRISRENVRLQRELSIRNSELEKLNIELEARVEKRTRELRSSYVKLKQAYTALNRQNASVLELIHSILHFSRPHLASRASRASGLVQLFQDFPGLEEGEFSKLKNSAMLHTAAGLKEESDAATPWRDLAASSASMLHAFYRLNHHGELLSRAAEIPLPQSGPETSQPPGALAGAAPGSSVNDEPSGILRLILDFDEQVRSLEHDPEGGIDGQSIMERAFVLVTGKPLPPPDSPGGEDGENMLSDAEQWFLNKLRSKFNWKERKVKTLSPDQLIPGHRLARGIHLKTGSMVLPEGTDLTQEQIDNLKRIFRLLKEDIAVFS; via the coding sequence ATGGAAGATTCTAAGAGAGCCTTGGGCATTCTTTTGGTGGATGATGAGCAGAATATACTCAAGTCCCTTTCCCGTCTTCTCAAAAGCCGAACCTCTCACCGGGTTGAGACTGCGGGATCCGGCAGGGAAGCACTTGAATTGATGGAATCCCGGGCTGCAGATATCATTGTGTCCGACGAGCGGATGCCTGACATGCGGGGAAGCGAGCTTCTGACCCGGATCAGGGAACACTTCCCCGACACGGTGAGAATCATTATTACCGGATACGCCGACACCCAGGCGATTCTCCACGCGGTTAATGATGGAAATATTTACCGATTCCTGAAAAAACCCTGGGATAACGAGGAATTCCTTGAAGTAATCCAATCTGCAGCTGAACACCTGAGAATCAGCAGGGAAAACGTCCGGCTGCAGAGGGAACTGAGCATCCGCAATAGTGAACTTGAAAAGCTGAACATTGAACTGGAAGCTCGGGTTGAAAAGCGCACCCGGGAGCTGCGATCCAGCTATGTCAAACTGAAACAGGCCTATACCGCCCTCAACCGCCAAAATGCATCCGTACTGGAACTGATTCACAGCATTCTCCACTTCAGCCGGCCTCATCTTGCATCCCGTGCTTCCAGAGCTTCGGGCCTGGTGCAGCTTTTTCAGGACTTTCCGGGTCTGGAAGAGGGGGAATTCAGTAAACTGAAAAACTCCGCCATGCTTCACACTGCCGCAGGCTTGAAAGAAGAAAGCGATGCAGCAACCCCGTGGCGGGATCTGGCCGCTTCCAGCGCCTCAATGCTTCATGCATTTTACCGGCTTAATCATCACGGAGAACTGCTGTCCAGGGCGGCCGAAATACCGCTGCCTCAATCCGGGCCGGAAACCTCCCAGCCTCCGGGCGCTCTAGCGGGGGCTGCCCCGGGCAGTTCAGTGAATGACGAACCATCCGGCATTCTCAGGCTGATACTGGATTTTGATGAACAGGTTCGTTCCCTGGAGCATGACCCGGAAGGGGGAATTGACGGCCAAAGCATCATGGAAAGGGCGTTCGTCCTGGTAACCGGAAAACCCCTTCCTCCCCCGGACTCCCCAGGGGGGGAGGACGGGGAGAACATGCTCAGTGACGCTGAACAATGGTTTCTCAATAAACTCCGGAGTAAGTTCAACTGGAAGGAACGAAAGGTGAAAACCCTTTCCCCTGATCAGCTGATCCCCGGCCACCGTCTTGCCCGGGGCATACATCTGAAGACAGGATCAATGGTTCTTCCGGAAGGTACCGATTTGACCCAGGAGCAAATAGATAATCTCAAGCGGATTTTCCGGCTGCTGAAGGAAGATATTGCCGTATTCTCATAA
- a CDS encoding lysophospholipid acyltransferase family protein, whose amino-acid sequence MNMLRTVFFFTWMWLLLFFTILLFIPLILLSLPGLTGLKKTFVHMVTRSWARHLIATSGSNVEVRGLENVPRDRAVCVVSNHQSNFDIPLLMAYLPFPPGFIAKKELARVPFFSSWIRTLNSVFIDRKNIRASVTALSRAAGNVKEGHGMVLFPEGTRSRTGVPGRFHAAGPRTMAQQGITFLPVTIYNSREMFEKQMRIIPTKIRMEIHPPVEGSRENDHTITSLLKDIILTPLGTVESEQERTE is encoded by the coding sequence ATGAATATGTTGCGAACCGTGTTTTTCTTCACCTGGATGTGGCTGCTTCTCTTTTTTACCATTCTTTTATTCATTCCGTTGATACTTCTGAGCCTCCCGGGACTCACCGGATTAAAAAAAACCTTTGTGCATATGGTTACCCGCAGCTGGGCCCGTCACCTTATTGCAACCAGCGGATCAAACGTGGAAGTACGGGGACTGGAGAATGTACCCCGGGACCGGGCGGTCTGTGTGGTGTCAAATCATCAGAGCAATTTCGATATTCCCCTGCTGATGGCATACCTGCCATTTCCGCCGGGATTTATTGCAAAAAAGGAATTGGCCCGGGTCCCCTTTTTCAGCAGCTGGATACGCACTTTGAACTCGGTATTTATTGACAGGAAAAATATCCGGGCTTCGGTTACGGCCCTCTCCCGGGCAGCGGGGAACGTGAAAGAAGGGCACGGCATGGTCCTCTTTCCCGAAGGAACCAGAAGCAGGACCGGAGTACCCGGCCGCTTTCATGCAGCGGGCCCCAGGACCATGGCACAGCAAGGGATTACGTTTCTCCCGGTGACCATATATAACAGCCGGGAAATGTTCGAAAAACAGATGCGAATTATCCCCACGAAAATTCGCATGGAGATACATCCCCCCGTTGAAGGAAGCCGCGAGAACGACCACACAATCACTTCACTTCTCAAAGATATTATTCTCACCCCCCTGGGTACTGTGGAATCAGAACAGGAGAGAACAGAATAG
- the arfB gene encoding alternative ribosome rescue aminoacyl-tRNA hydrolase ArfB: protein MSLIHLYRNLSIPDSEIQFSASRASGKGGQHVNTTSSAVQLRFNIPGSSLPEQVKSRLLAMSDSRLTTEGVLIIRSENERSQRRNRQDALERLREYFRQALKPVKTRRPTRPGKAAKHRRLDSKKHRGRLKEGRKPPPTPG from the coding sequence ATGTCTCTGATTCATTTGTACCGGAACCTGAGCATCCCCGACTCTGAAATTCAGTTCAGCGCCAGCAGGGCGTCGGGGAAGGGCGGGCAGCATGTGAACACCACCTCTTCGGCGGTGCAGCTGCGTTTTAATATTCCCGGATCATCCCTTCCGGAACAGGTGAAATCCCGACTCCTGGCTATGTCCGATTCACGTCTTACAACAGAGGGAGTACTGATTATCCGAAGCGAAAACGAGCGCAGCCAGAGGCGCAACCGCCAGGACGCCCTTGAACGGCTTCGGGAGTACTTCCGTCAGGCGTTGAAACCGGTAAAAACCCGGCGTCCAACCCGTCCCGGCAAAGCTGCCAAACATCGCAGGCTGGATTCCAAAAAGCACCGGGGCCGGCTCAAGGAAGGGCGAAAGCCTCCCCCGACTCCCGGTTGA
- a CDS encoding carotenoid biosynthesis protein — MKRHASLLALGILLIMYMVGVAGHLSSAFYPLMLTLTPWILLSFALVTLGQTVLSSGRSALQKRRILIWVLITWIMTYGLEVLGVKTGLVFGEYSYGGTLGPQIFDVPVIIGLNWVIIVYGLAESLRTARSSLLLGLVLVPAGAVFFDFFLEPVAMSRLDYWSWAGPEVPLHNYIAWALISFVFAVLYFWMVPSGPSRGPAVRYAAGAPTSEYHSANTDPGLLAGAGVTARAGEGEVHNGGAGQKAGAGDGAAASALERISRRARRYFPGLYVIIQFLFILALNLLLPLLGTL; from the coding sequence ATGAAAAGACACGCATCGCTGTTAGCTCTGGGCATCCTTTTAATTATGTACATGGTCGGGGTGGCAGGCCACCTAAGCTCGGCATTCTACCCGCTGATGCTCACCCTCACTCCCTGGATCCTTTTGAGCTTCGCCCTGGTGACCCTGGGGCAGACGGTGCTCAGCAGCGGCCGATCGGCTCTGCAGAAGCGGAGAATTCTCATCTGGGTACTGATTACCTGGATTATGACCTACGGTCTTGAGGTGCTGGGGGTGAAGACGGGTCTTGTTTTCGGTGAGTATTCCTACGGCGGAACCCTGGGGCCTCAGATTTTTGATGTGCCGGTAATTATCGGGCTGAACTGGGTCATTATCGTATACGGTCTTGCCGAATCTCTGCGAACCGCCCGTTCGAGTCTGCTGCTGGGTTTAGTGCTGGTGCCTGCCGGTGCGGTGTTTTTCGACTTTTTCCTGGAACCGGTGGCCATGTCCCGGCTGGATTACTGGAGCTGGGCCGGACCTGAAGTGCCCCTGCATAATTACATCGCCTGGGCGTTGATCAGTTTTGTGTTCGCCGTTCTCTATTTCTGGATGGTACCCTCCGGGCCTTCCAGGGGACCGGCCGTGCGCTACGCCGCCGGGGCCCCCACCAGCGAGTATCACTCGGCGAACACCGATCCCGGTCTGCTGGCCGGAGCTGGGGTAACTGCCCGGGCGGGGGAAGGCGAAGTGCACAACGGCGGGGCAGGGCAGAAAGCCGGAGCAGGAGACGGTGCCGCCGCTTCTGCCCTGGAGAGAATCAGCCGGCGCGCCCGCCGCTATTTTCCCGGGCTGTATGTGATCATTCAGTTTCTGTTCATTCTCGCACTGAACCTTCTGCTGCCCCTGCTGGGAACTCTGTGA
- a CDS encoding phytoene desaturase family protein, translating into MQHIDTAVIGAGFAGLAAAMDIKAGGRDVMIFDKRSEPGGKAYSFQLGAYRFDAGPSLFTLASYFDDLFRRSGADFRDYVNIIPLDPITRYFFPDGSRMNSRPMPGFLEETERIAPSDLQGMREYMSHVKRIYHISENLFLRNPLNHWRKGGPLQAVKNLTRLTGIDVFRTMHRANSSFVKDPRLVQLLDRFATYNGSNPYKAPAALNCIAWVEHGMDCYALRDGIASIPKAMERRLGEMGAEFSYSAELTGVDNSQGDLRRGGPYVLSFADGSRVTADRIVSDVDILHWYEDILAMPGLKAAKRYRREPSSSSAVVFFWGVKHNFEELGLHNIFFSSDYEREFDEIHAQGRLPEDPTVYVNIGSKFTPEDAPAGGENWFVMVNAPYHTSGRDWERDAAELKGRVISRLSRDLGKDISPLIREERILTPDRIQEETGSYRGSLYGISSNTMTAAFRRHPNVSPYFPGMYHCGGSVHPGGGMPLAVSSGRIAASLLLADLAEA; encoded by the coding sequence ATGCAACACATTGATACGGCGGTAATCGGTGCAGGATTTGCCGGTCTGGCTGCGGCCATGGATATAAAGGCCGGGGGCCGGGACGTGATGATTTTTGATAAGCGCAGCGAACCCGGCGGCAAGGCCTACTCATTTCAGCTCGGGGCATACCGTTTCGATGCCGGGCCGAGTCTGTTCACCCTGGCCTCCTATTTCGATGATCTCTTTCGGCGCAGCGGGGCGGATTTCCGGGACTATGTGAACATCATCCCCCTGGATCCCATAACCCGGTATTTTTTCCCCGACGGGAGCAGGATGAACAGCCGCCCCATGCCGGGATTTCTTGAGGAGACGGAACGGATTGCCCCTTCGGATCTGCAGGGAATGAGGGAGTACATGTCCCATGTGAAGCGCATCTACCATATCTCTGAAAACCTGTTTCTGCGGAATCCGTTGAACCACTGGAGGAAGGGCGGACCCCTTCAGGCTGTGAAGAATCTCACCCGCCTGACCGGCATAGATGTATTTCGCACCATGCACCGGGCCAACTCGTCGTTTGTGAAGGATCCGCGGCTTGTGCAGCTGCTGGACCGGTTTGCCACTTACAACGGTTCCAACCCCTACAAGGCACCGGCGGCCCTGAACTGTATTGCCTGGGTTGAGCACGGCATGGATTGTTACGCCCTCCGTGACGGCATCGCATCCATTCCAAAAGCCATGGAACGGCGGCTTGGTGAAATGGGTGCGGAATTCAGCTATTCCGCCGAACTCACCGGGGTTGATAACTCACAGGGAGATCTGCGCCGTGGCGGACCATACGTTCTCAGCTTCGCAGACGGAAGCAGGGTAACAGCCGATCGCATTGTCTCCGATGTGGATATTCTCCACTGGTATGAAGATATTCTGGCCATGCCCGGGCTCAAGGCAGCCAAACGCTACCGCCGTGAGCCTTCCAGCTCATCTGCGGTGGTGTTCTTCTGGGGAGTGAAGCACAATTTTGAAGAGCTGGGGCTGCATAATATTTTCTTCTCATCCGATTATGAGCGGGAGTTTGATGAGATCCATGCCCAGGGCCGGCTTCCGGAGGACCCCACCGTGTATGTGAATATCGGGTCCAAATTCACTCCCGAAGATGCCCCTGCGGGGGGAGAAAACTGGTTCGTCATGGTGAACGCACCTTATCACACTTCCGGCCGCGATTGGGAACGGGATGCGGCGGAGCTTAAAGGCCGGGTGATCTCCCGCCTTTCCCGGGATCTTGGAAAAGATATTTCCCCCCTCATTCGGGAGGAGCGGATTCTCACCCCTGATCGTATTCAGGAGGAAACCGGAAGCTACCGGGGCAGTCTCTACGGGATCAGTTCAAACACCATGACCGCCGCATTTCGCCGGCACCCCAATGTTTCTCCGTATTTTCCGGGGATGTATCACTGCGGAGGCAGCGTTCACCCCGGCGGAGGCATGCCCCTGGCGGTGAGTTCCGGCCGGATCGCCGCATCCCTTTTACTAGCCGATCTGGCGGAAGCATAA
- a CDS encoding phytoene/squalene synthase family protein — MKTELQQVHLDLFAAGSKTYYNATRFFPDDLKKKVTLLYAFVRKADSLVDDQPQDEPGFRRFCSDFRSLREEFASDSHAVLQPDADPVIAGFVELEELCGFDPAWADAFLYSMELDLHKSEYNCLDETLEYIYGSAEVIGLFMAGIMELPREAFHGARMLGRAMQYINFLRDIHEDIGLGRRYIPLEDVPFSSLREAETRKYPREFETFMRRELSRFTGWQEEADTSFAYIPRSFRIPVRTASDMYLWTAEQIYEDPWVIYRRQVKPSKTRIMLRGAANVIRGGMPRKIAYATH; from the coding sequence ATGAAAACAGAGCTTCAGCAAGTTCATCTGGATCTTTTTGCGGCGGGAAGCAAAACATATTATAACGCCACCCGCTTTTTTCCGGATGATCTGAAAAAGAAGGTCACCCTGTTGTATGCCTTTGTGCGAAAGGCGGACAGTCTGGTGGATGATCAGCCCCAGGATGAGCCGGGGTTCCGACGGTTTTGCAGCGATTTTCGGAGTCTCCGGGAAGAGTTTGCATCAGATTCCCATGCCGTCCTTCAGCCAGATGCCGATCCGGTGATCGCCGGGTTTGTGGAGCTTGAAGAGCTGTGCGGTTTTGACCCTGCCTGGGCGGATGCCTTCCTCTACAGCATGGAGCTGGATCTTCATAAGAGCGAGTACAATTGCCTGGATGAGACCCTTGAATATATTTACGGTTCTGCGGAGGTGATCGGGCTGTTCATGGCCGGGATCATGGAACTTCCCCGTGAAGCCTTTCACGGTGCCAGAATGCTGGGCCGGGCCATGCAGTATATTAATTTTCTGCGGGATATTCATGAGGATATCGGTCTGGGAAGGCGCTACATCCCCCTTGAAGATGTTCCGTTCTCATCCCTCAGGGAAGCCGAGACACGGAAATATCCCCGGGAGTTTGAGACCTTCATGCGCCGGGAGTTGAGCAGGTTCACTGGCTGGCAGGAGGAGGCAGACACTTCTTTCGCATATATTCCCCGGAGTTTCCGCATCCCGGTACGCACCGCAAGCGACATGTACTTGTGGACCGCCGAGCAGATTTATGAAGATCCCTGGGTTATCTACCGCAGGCAGGTGAAACCTTCAAAAACGAGAATTATGCTGCGGGGAGCGGCAAATGTAATACGCGGCGGAATGCCAAGGAAGATAGCCTATGCAACACATTGA
- a CDS encoding alpha-amylase family glycosyl hydrolase translates to MIKSKLLLLFAGLTMVFISCGKKMEEPLPADYALGSQYINSDTGTRFAVYAPGAEKVAVSGNFNDWSSTPMYRDGETFWVEISDAGPGDTYKFRSESFEGEWIADPYSRLITNDEGANSVVLDPSGASASYSWGDGSWSRPERDQLVIYEMHIQDFTWQVRSGPVDNSANIPGDQVQTGHEGTYAGVADRVEYLEALGVNAVELMPVQEWPGGFYSWGYNPYIYTAIESSMGSGSGEQALVDFKHMVDTLHQAGIAVIVDVVYNHTTGDAPLYKINSGQFYDGDTDWGPRLDLTNDFVYEHVKHSLTYLMDEFRVDGFRFDSTQNSDSQAMIDLIDDLYAAGYDDRYYIFEEFDGGHNSAIQNYNSGKGEARISSWGAGFKDAMYPALSDAGYSNLPAVTYHSQDYGYSYSDSAIAYASSHDEGTLYYHAGGPQLALTSLTHKLTSLSVPMFWMGDEIMRDHRGNSDDPVSGSGSGVDVENNQMNWSSLLTSNADELAYVQELLAMREAHPSLRRGVSNPDTNGSSFSDGFAWQVNTTGSDWDHDGVLGYALKAPGDRPFLILMNYKDAEEPGFGLAQLPAGTWTLVADSSVPQADSSLTGLGSTITVAVDGTGSVNIPANTALIYVGP, encoded by the coding sequence ATGATAAAAAGTAAACTACTGCTATTATTCGCCGGTCTGACAATGGTTTTCATAAGCTGCGGCAAAAAAATGGAAGAACCTCTTCCGGCCGATTATGCTCTGGGATCTCAGTATATAAATTCTGATACCGGAACCCGTTTCGCCGTATATGCTCCGGGTGCTGAAAAGGTGGCCGTCAGCGGCAACTTCAACGACTGGTCAAGTACACCCATGTATCGGGATGGTGAGACCTTCTGGGTTGAAATTTCCGATGCCGGTCCCGGCGATACATATAAGTTTCGCTCCGAGAGCTTTGAGGGTGAATGGATCGCCGACCCGTACAGCAGGCTGATTACCAATGATGAAGGTGCAAACTCAGTAGTTCTCGATCCGTCTGGTGCATCCGCCTCATACTCCTGGGGGGACGGAAGTTGGAGCCGGCCGGAGCGGGATCAACTGGTGATTTATGAAATGCATATACAGGACTTCACCTGGCAGGTGCGCAGCGGACCTGTAGACAACTCAGCGAACATTCCCGGCGACCAGGTTCAGACCGGGCATGAGGGTACCTATGCCGGTGTAGCAGACCGGGTGGAATATCTGGAAGCTCTGGGTGTGAATGCAGTGGAACTGATGCCTGTACAGGAATGGCCGGGTGGATTTTACAGCTGGGGCTACAATCCCTATATATACACTGCCATAGAAAGCAGCATGGGAAGCGGTTCAGGCGAGCAGGCACTGGTGGATTTTAAGCACATGGTGGATACCCTGCATCAGGCGGGAATTGCAGTGATTGTGGATGTGGTATACAACCATACCACCGGCGATGCTCCCCTGTATAAAATCAACAGCGGACAGTTTTACGATGGAGATACCGACTGGGGACCCAGACTGGATCTGACAAACGATTTTGTGTATGAACATGTAAAACACAGCCTTACGTATCTGATGGATGAATTCCGCGTGGATGGATTCCGTTTCGATTCCACACAAAACAGCGATTCCCAGGCGATGATTGACCTGATTGATGATCTGTATGCAGCTGGGTACGATGACCGCTATTATATTTTCGAGGAATTCGACGGGGGTCATAACTCGGCTATTCAAAATTATAACAGCGGAAAAGGGGAAGCCCGGATCTCCAGCTGGGGAGCAGGATTCAAGGATGCAATGTATCCTGCACTATCCGATGCTGGGTACAGCAATCTGCCGGCGGTGACCTACCACTCCCAGGATTATGGATACTCCTATTCAGATTCAGCCATAGCCTATGCAAGCAGTCACGATGAGGGTACCCTGTATTATCATGCCGGAGGACCCCAACTCGCTCTCACATCCTTAACTCACAAGCTTACCAGCCTGAGCGTACCCATGTTCTGGATGGGTGATGAAATTATGCGGGACCACCGTGGAAATAGCGATGATCCTGTTTCCGGCAGCGGAAGCGGTGTGGATGTGGAAAACAACCAGATGAACTGGTCAAGCCTCCTCACCAGCAATGCGGATGAGTTGGCCTACGTACAGGAGCTTCTTGCCATGCGGGAAGCACATCCCAGCCTCCGCCGGGGTGTATCAAATCCGGACACAAATGGAAGCAGCTTCAGCGATGGCTTTGCCTGGCAGGTGAACACCACAGGTTCTGACTGGGATCACGACGGAGTTTTGGGGTATGCTCTCAAAGCTCCCGGGGACAGACCTTTTCTGATTCTCATGAACTATAAAGATGCCGAAGAACCCGGATTCGGATTAGCCCAGCTTCCGGCGGGAACCTGGACGCTGGTCGCGGACAGCTCTGTTCCTCAAGCAGACAGTTCTCTCACGGGATTGGGGAGCACCATTACCGTTGCTGTCGATGGCACCGGAAGTGTGAATATCCCCGCCAACACCGCCCTCATTTACGTAGGCCCCTGA
- a CDS encoding glycogen-binding domain-containing protein, whose amino-acid sequence MKKGVLISAMLILLLIVSGSLFADVQIESADAVTIIFTYEDDSASSVNIAGDFQGWNAESDPMEKNEEGIWTYTMEAQRGETILYKFVVDGEWITDPGAPDTVDDGFGGKNGRLVVDAVIAMQAGDEEAAAAAAASGGLNFSTTFKVRSDNKFLTRDLAVGDVSGYEFNSSNLVTDSYWNIAGSVANNTELNLELKALSGSTTLYEANALGTRIPYTTFTDGLQRLASIPFSPVTSLNGAIPSVNKFTLTYSGDYLGLKTVAATAKNTSNSVIYDVVKANDANDGLLEITNGEMLSQLGPVSLDAMIGLTAQRGGYGLFNWVTVGLMDLMDITVNYNVHSPSTELFRFNEDFGNAAAIGISATPLDILTLKGQYLLSFGPNDTLDGDAMAGALQANLDLDGAYTAGLTLKYGGDNAYTIFGDDGHLKQGNFYVELNQSTQPIDMFKAGVDFNVGMDNFDSIDTEALNMYFKPYADLFLANVLPLDLTAKMYGKLNVDKVAEATDADQPTASKFTEAGLEVAWKGISEFLKSITLDYGLSFGHGDFDAAEDEYPLDWVYNTVAARVGLDKGLSANVAAVIRSRGDSEDAVDSDVPFGFGIGTSLATEWEKLNTPTLDLNYTWNADPFDGGSSSLKFSDDHVFRLDNLTGGAGESMLRFGVIWSF is encoded by the coding sequence ATGAAAAAAGGAGTTCTTATAAGCGCAATGCTTATTCTTCTCCTGATTGTGAGCGGCTCGTTGTTCGCAGACGTACAAATAGAGTCTGCGGATGCGGTCACAATCATATTCACTTATGAAGATGATAGCGCATCTTCAGTGAATATCGCCGGTGATTTCCAGGGATGGAACGCAGAGTCCGATCCCATGGAAAAAAACGAAGAGGGCATTTGGACCTACACCATGGAAGCGCAGCGTGGAGAAACAATTCTCTACAAGTTCGTAGTCGATGGTGAATGGATTACCGATCCCGGCGCACCCGATACTGTAGATGACGGGTTCGGCGGTAAAAACGGACGTCTGGTCGTGGATGCGGTTATTGCAATGCAGGCAGGTGATGAAGAAGCTGCTGCAGCGGCTGCTGCCTCTGGAGGCTTGAACTTTTCAACCACCTTCAAAGTACGCAGCGACAACAAGTTCCTCACCAGGGACCTTGCAGTAGGCGATGTTTCCGGGTATGAATTCAACAGCTCAAACCTGGTAACCGACAGCTACTGGAACATTGCAGGTTCTGTTGCAAATAACACTGAACTGAATCTTGAGCTGAAAGCGCTGTCCGGAAGTACTACTTTGTATGAAGCAAACGCACTGGGTACAAGAATTCCGTACACAACTTTCACAGACGGACTTCAGAGACTGGCAAGTATTCCGTTCAGCCCGGTAACCAGCCTGAATGGTGCCATTCCTTCAGTGAATAAATTCACTCTTACATACTCAGGTGACTATCTGGGACTGAAAACTGTTGCAGCAACGGCGAAAAACACTTCCAATTCAGTGATCTACGATGTTGTGAAAGCAAATGATGCAAACGACGGACTGCTCGAAATCACCAATGGTGAGATGCTCAGCCAGCTCGGTCCTGTTTCATTGGATGCCATGATCGGTCTTACCGCTCAGCGGGGAGGTTACGGTCTCTTTAACTGGGTAACTGTCGGTCTCATGGACCTGATGGACATTACCGTGAACTACAATGTTCACAGCCCTTCTACCGAACTGTTTCGTTTCAACGAAGATTTCGGAAATGCGGCTGCAATCGGTATTTCTGCAACTCCCCTGGATATCCTGACTCTCAAAGGTCAGTATCTGCTGAGCTTCGGTCCCAACGACACCCTTGACGGTGATGCGATGGCCGGTGCACTGCAGGCAAACCTGGATCTGGATGGAGCGTACACTGCCGGACTTACTCTGAAATACGGCGGCGATAACGCCTACACCATTTTCGGTGATGACGGACACCTCAAGCAGGGTAACTTCTATGTTGAACTGAACCAGAGCACTCAGCCAATTGATATGTTCAAAGCAGGTGTTGACTTCAACGTTGGTATGGACAACTTTGACAGCATCGATACTGAAGCTCTGAATATGTACTTCAAGCCCTATGCTGACCTGTTCCTGGCGAACGTGCTTCCCCTGGACCTTACCGCAAAAATGTATGGAAAGCTCAATGTTGACAAGGTTGCAGAAGCTACCGATGCTGATCAGCCTACTGCGAGCAAGTTCACTGAAGCAGGACTGGAAGTTGCATGGAAAGGCATCTCTGAGTTCCTGAAATCCATCACTCTGGACTACGGTCTGAGCTTTGGACATGGTGACTTTGATGCTGCAGAAGATGAATATCCTCTGGATTGGGTATACAACACAGTTGCAGCACGGGTTGGTCTTGATAAAGGCCTCTCTGCCAACGTAGCTGCGGTAATCCGGTCACGTGGAGATTCTGAAGATGCAGTTGACAGCGACGTACCCTTCGGTTTCGGTATCGGTACCAGCCTGGCAACTGAATGGGAAAAGCTCAATACTCCTACACTTGATCTCAACTACACATGGAATGCGGATCCCTTTGACGGCGGATCATCTTCACTGAAATTCAGCGATGATCATGTATTCAGACTTGACAATCTTACAGGTGGCGCCGGAGAGTCCATGCTCCGTTTCGGTGTTATCTGGAGCTTCTAA
- a CDS encoding HPr family phosphocarrier protein, whose amino-acid sequence MREKTITLTNPKGIHARPSAMILKTAENYQSSIQLIKEGEVADAGDIMAILSLGAMHGDEITIRADGPDEDAAIEHLLEVFARRFDDD is encoded by the coding sequence ATGAGGGAAAAAACCATCACACTCACCAACCCGAAAGGCATCCATGCACGCCCCTCGGCAATGATTCTGAAAACGGCAGAAAACTATCAGTCCTCCATACAGCTCATAAAAGAAGGAGAGGTGGCGGATGCCGGCGATATTATGGCGATTCTCTCCCTGGGAGCCATGCACGGCGATGAAATCACCATCAGAGCCGACGGCCCGGATGAAGATGCGGCCATCGAACATCTTTTGGAAGTTTTCGCCCGCCGATTCGACGACGATTGA